The Streptomyces sp. CC0208 genome window below encodes:
- a CDS encoding acyl-CoA dehydrogenase family protein encodes MDARFTAEQDGIRLALRELLRRRCGPGESRSAADTPAGYDPELWTALARQLGLPGLALPERYGGVGCSATELALACEETGRVLAATPLLGTSVLVAPLVLALGTDAQRADLLPRIASGSLTATLAVPPGTALALTDDNRGDWAGGGRAGGVQARPVSGPPREDTTSGGTGAAPAPRGGWRLYGQVDQVLDGHSADLLLVAAHAGGFARSRILLFLVAGDAPGLVRTRLTALDATRPQGRVQLRDVEAELLGAEDGADVLGALARTGDTAAAVLACEAVGAADRALETTVEYVGQREQFGRAIGSFQAVKHRLADVYVQLQAARSAAYFAAWAAVHEEQRVGGLALAQALEALRTAAAEGIQLHGGIGFTWEHEAQRYFKRAAADELLFGPAHRLRAHAADAAQLFERAEVTV; translated from the coding sequence GCTTCACCGCCGAACAGGACGGGATCCGGCTCGCGTTGCGGGAACTGCTGCGGAGGCGGTGCGGGCCCGGGGAGTCGAGAAGCGCGGCCGACACACCGGCCGGCTACGACCCTGAGCTGTGGACGGCCCTCGCGCGGCAGCTGGGACTGCCCGGGCTGGCGCTTCCCGAGCGGTACGGCGGGGTGGGATGCTCGGCCACCGAGCTGGCGCTGGCCTGCGAGGAGACGGGCCGGGTACTGGCGGCCACCCCCCTGCTGGGCACGTCGGTCCTCGTGGCCCCCCTGGTACTGGCCCTGGGCACGGACGCCCAACGCGCGGACCTGCTGCCCCGCATCGCGTCAGGCTCCCTGACGGCAACCCTGGCCGTGCCACCCGGCACAGCCCTCGCCCTGACCGACGACAACCGGGGCGACTGGGCCGGCGGCGGACGAGCGGGCGGGGTCCAGGCCCGGCCGGTCAGCGGTCCGCCCAGGGAGGACACCACCTCCGGTGGGACGGGAGCCGCCCCGGCCCCCCGCGGTGGCTGGCGGCTCTATGGGCAGGTCGATCAGGTTCTCGACGGGCACAGTGCCGATCTTCTTCTGGTGGCCGCCCATGCCGGGGGGTTCGCCCGGTCCCGGATCCTTCTCTTCCTCGTGGCCGGGGACGCTCCGGGGCTCGTCCGCACCCGGCTGACCGCTCTCGACGCCACCCGACCCCAGGGCCGTGTCCAACTCCGTGACGTCGAGGCCGAACTGCTCGGTGCCGAGGACGGGGCCGATGTGCTCGGGGCGCTGGCCCGCACCGGGGACACCGCGGCCGCCGTCCTCGCCTGCGAGGCCGTCGGGGCGGCCGACCGGGCGCTGGAGACGACCGTCGAGTACGTCGGGCAGCGGGAGCAGTTCGGACGGGCGATCGGGTCGTTCCAGGCGGTCAAGCACCGGCTCGCCGATGTGTACGTCCAGCTCCAAGCGGCCCGTTCCGCGGCCTACTTCGCCGCCTGGGCCGCCGTGCACGAGGAGCAGCGGGTCGGAGGGCTGGCTCTCGCCCAGGCCCTCGAAGCCCTGCGGACCGCCGCCGCCGAGGGGATTCAGCTGCACGGGGGCATCGGGTTCACCTGGGAGCACGAGGCACAGCGGTACTTCAAGCGCGCCGCCGCCGACGAACTGCTCTTCGGGCCGGCGCACCGGCTGCGGGCGCACGCCGCCGACGCGGCACAACTCTTCGAGCGGGCGGAGGTGACGGTGTGA
- a CDS encoding nitroreductase/quinone reductase family protein, whose protein sequence is MIGERIVQRVSSTRGFAKVAPHVIPALDRAVHRITRGRVLLSAQMLPGVVLTSTGARSGLPRRTPLACMPEEPGRTWILIGSNFGREGHPAWTANLLAHPDAEVSWKGADIPVTATLLTGEERAAVWKTALAFWPPYATYQARVEREIRLFRIVRR, encoded by the coding sequence GTGATCGGGGAACGGATCGTCCAGAGGGTGTCGTCCACACGCGGTTTCGCCAAGGTCGCGCCCCATGTCATCCCGGCCCTGGACCGGGCCGTGCACCGGATCACCCGGGGGAGGGTCCTGCTCAGCGCGCAGATGCTGCCCGGGGTCGTCCTCACCTCGACGGGGGCGCGCAGCGGGCTGCCCCGGCGGACCCCGCTCGCCTGCATGCCCGAGGAGCCCGGCCGTACCTGGATCCTCATCGGCTCCAACTTCGGCCGCGAGGGCCACCCCGCCTGGACCGCCAACCTCCTCGCCCACCCCGACGCCGAGGTCAGCTGGAAGGGCGCGGACATCCCGGTCACGGCGACTTTGCTGACGGGGGAGGAGCGGGCGGCCGTATGGAAGACCGCGCTGGCGTTCTGGCCGCCGTACGCCACCTACCAGGCGCGCGTCGAGCGGGAGATACGGCTCTTCAGGATCGTCCGCAGGTGA
- a CDS encoding TetR family transcriptional regulator, whose translation MTGQVRTVDGRVAGRRGQATRQKLLDCLSEMLSSSPYRDVKVIDVARKAGTSPATFYQYFPDVEGAVLEVAEQMATEGGQLTKLLDGRSWVGKAGWQTAQELVDGFLEFWRKNDAILRVVDLGAAEGDKRFYKIRMKILNSVNNSLADAVAELQSKGRVDKDVNPAAVAGSLVAMLAAVASHQKGFQSWGVKQAELKPNLALLVHLGVTGKKPTK comes from the coding sequence ATGACAGGACAAGTGCGTACCGTCGACGGCCGCGTGGCCGGCCGGCGTGGGCAGGCGACCCGGCAGAAGCTGCTCGACTGCCTCAGCGAGATGCTCAGCTCCTCCCCTTACCGGGACGTCAAAGTCATCGATGTCGCCCGGAAGGCGGGCACTTCACCCGCGACCTTCTACCAGTACTTCCCGGACGTCGAAGGCGCCGTCCTGGAGGTCGCCGAGCAAATGGCCACGGAAGGCGGCCAGTTGACGAAGTTGCTCGACGGCCGGTCGTGGGTCGGCAAGGCGGGCTGGCAGACCGCGCAGGAACTCGTGGACGGTTTCCTGGAGTTCTGGCGCAAGAACGACGCGATTCTGCGCGTGGTCGACCTCGGGGCCGCCGAGGGCGACAAGCGCTTCTACAAGATCCGCATGAAGATCCTCAATTCGGTGAACAACTCCCTCGCGGACGCGGTCGCCGAGCTCCAGTCCAAGGGCAGGGTCGACAAGGACGTCAACCCGGCGGCGGTCGCCGGTTCGCTCGTCGCGATGCTCGCGGCGGTGGCCTCGCACCAGAAGGGCTTTCAGTCCTGGGGCGTCAAGCAGGCCGAACTCAAGCCGAATCTGGCGCTGTTGGTGCACCTGGGCGTGACGGGCAAGAAGCCGACGAAGTAG
- a CDS encoding VOC family protein, with product MAENRASADGTGYGEGVPCWVDAQLPDVAAGKRFYGELFGWTFQDRPDANGGVVWAHHKGRPVAALAHKTDGRMPTVWTVHFATPDIENLADRIWAAGGQVVTAPVPVGELGTSALVTDPEGAVFGLWEPGSHPGFGARHEPGTFAWAELYARDTEAANTFYGGLFHDALFGAGAHPDFGRAAVFDVFPAEMPPHFLVHFAVEDCESVLGTVARLGGRVQAPPFETSYGKVAVVTDNQGASFAILEPLER from the coding sequence ATGGCCGAAAACAGGGCATCCGCAGACGGAACGGGATATGGCGAGGGCGTCCCCTGCTGGGTGGACGCGCAGCTGCCCGACGTGGCCGCCGGGAAGCGGTTCTACGGTGAGCTCTTCGGGTGGACCTTCCAGGACCGGCCGGACGCGAACGGGGGTGTGGTGTGGGCCCACCACAAGGGCCGCCCCGTCGCCGCCCTCGCCCACAAGACGGACGGCCGCATGCCCACCGTGTGGACGGTCCACTTCGCCACCCCGGACATCGAGAACCTCGCCGACCGGATCTGGGCGGCCGGCGGACAGGTCGTCACCGCGCCCGTGCCGGTCGGAGAGCTGGGCACGTCCGCGCTGGTCACCGACCCGGAGGGGGCCGTCTTCGGGCTCTGGGAGCCGGGCAGCCACCCCGGCTTCGGCGCCCGGCACGAGCCCGGCACCTTCGCCTGGGCCGAGCTGTACGCGCGCGACACCGAGGCCGCCAACACCTTCTACGGCGGGCTCTTCCACGACGCCCTCTTCGGAGCCGGGGCCCACCCCGACTTCGGCCGCGCCGCCGTCTTCGACGTCTTCCCCGCCGAGATGCCGCCCCACTTCCTCGTGCACTTCGCTGTCGAGGACTGCGAGAGCGTGCTCGGGACGGTCGCCCGGCTCGGCGGACGGGTCCAGGCGCCGCCATTCGAGACGTCGTACGGAAAAGTGGCCGTCGTCACCGACAATCAGGGGGCGTCGTTCGCCATCCTGGAACCATTGGAGCGGTAG
- a CDS encoding serine/threonine-protein kinase, which yields MVDQLTQHDPRRIGPFEVLGRLGAGGMGLVYLARSASGRRVAIKTVRTELAEDQLFRVRFTREVEAARAVSGFYTAAVVDADPRAAVPWLATAYVPAPSLEEIVNECGPLPAQAVRWLAAGVAEALQSIHGAGLVHRDLKPSNVLVVEDGPRVIDFGIASGVSNTRLTMTNVAVGTPAYMSPEQAKDSRSVTGASDVFSLGSMLVFAATGHPPFHGANPVETVFMLLREGPDLEGLPDELRPLIESCMQMEATGRPNPADLQAQLAPHLFGSGSDDSGTASAWLPEKAVTMIETRRGGRPAPTQPGGARSAGGRPAAVPPPPSYDPAPPAPVPVGAPDTGPVRLAGAQVPIGPGPRVADARAAAVKAPPPEAGLVASWSRPRPGVNGTDAAVGPAVPAPPPVPPENAAGWRPWRFRMSNDVWGTPAVAGDLVYVTSFEVHALDVGTGRRRFKTRDVAWSMAVADGRIHASDGPTLFALDAREGADQWRISTDAWVYSLKAERGTVITGTRGGGVQAWDASGGQKLWEVAGCQTDFESPEAGPALHEGTVYVWQEGRLRALDARTGKERWAFPIGDAASCGGVPVRVAQAHDGFVYISAGTRVMALDVASGRVRWHFEAPAVFLCPPTFVPGAAVTGGGVYLADYLGTVYALDATDGRDRWRIATEARSSIEPVLVAGGHVHVGSGKGLYTLDAVTGTPKWRFQAGGDIVGAPAVAEGRIHFGSTDHLLYTLKADDGRLRWKLATGGEITGSPVVKDGVVYACSKDRCVYALDAEKGTGTARTT from the coding sequence GTGGTGGATCAGCTGACGCAGCACGATCCGCGCAGGATCGGGCCGTTCGAGGTGCTGGGACGGCTCGGTGCCGGCGGCATGGGGCTGGTCTATCTCGCGCGCTCGGCGTCGGGCCGGCGCGTGGCGATCAAGACGGTCCGGACGGAGCTCGCCGAGGACCAGCTCTTCCGCGTCCGCTTCACCCGCGAGGTGGAGGCGGCCCGGGCGGTCTCCGGGTTCTACACGGCGGCCGTGGTCGACGCCGACCCGCGCGCCGCCGTTCCGTGGCTGGCCACCGCGTACGTCCCCGCGCCCTCCCTCGAGGAGATAGTGAACGAGTGCGGGCCGCTCCCGGCCCAGGCGGTGCGCTGGCTCGCGGCGGGCGTCGCCGAGGCCCTCCAGTCCATCCACGGCGCCGGGCTGGTCCACCGTGACCTCAAGCCCTCCAACGTCCTCGTGGTCGAGGACGGCCCCCGGGTGATCGACTTCGGTATCGCGTCCGGCGTCTCGAACACCCGTTTGACGATGACGAACGTCGCCGTCGGCACCCCCGCCTACATGTCCCCCGAGCAGGCGAAGGACTCCCGCAGTGTCACCGGCGCGAGCGACGTCTTCTCGCTCGGTTCCATGCTGGTCTTCGCCGCCACCGGCCACCCGCCCTTCCACGGCGCCAACCCGGTCGAGACGGTCTTCATGCTGCTGCGCGAGGGCCCCGACCTCGAAGGCCTCCCGGACGAGCTGCGTCCGCTGATCGAGTCCTGTATGCAGATGGAGGCCACCGGGCGTCCCAACCCGGCCGACCTCCAGGCCCAGCTGGCCCCGCATCTCTTCGGCTCCGGCTCCGACGACAGCGGTACGGCGTCGGCGTGGCTGCCCGAGAAGGCCGTCACCATGATCGAGACGCGGCGCGGCGGGCGCCCCGCGCCCACGCAGCCCGGCGGTGCCCGCAGCGCAGGCGGCCGCCCCGCCGCCGTACCGCCGCCGCCCTCCTACGACCCGGCGCCGCCCGCCCCCGTCCCGGTGGGCGCCCCCGACACCGGCCCCGTCCGCCTCGCCGGCGCCCAGGTGCCCATCGGGCCAGGACCGCGCGTCGCCGACGCCCGGGCCGCCGCTGTGAAGGCGCCCCCGCCGGAGGCCGGCCTGGTCGCCTCCTGGTCCCGGCCGCGCCCCGGCGTCAACGGCACCGACGCCGCCGTGGGCCCGGCCGTACCGGCACCCCCGCCCGTGCCGCCGGAGAACGCGGCCGGCTGGCGGCCCTGGCGGTTCCGCATGTCCAACGACGTGTGGGGCACCCCGGCCGTCGCCGGGGACCTCGTCTACGTCACCTCCTTCGAGGTGCACGCCCTGGACGTCGGCACCGGCCGCCGCCGCTTCAAGACGCGGGACGTGGCCTGGTCGATGGCGGTCGCGGACGGCCGTATCCACGCCTCCGACGGCCCCACCCTCTTCGCCCTCGACGCCCGCGAGGGCGCCGACCAGTGGCGGATCAGCACGGACGCCTGGGTGTACTCCCTCAAGGCCGAGCGCGGCACGGTCATCACCGGCACGCGCGGCGGTGGCGTCCAGGCGTGGGACGCCTCGGGCGGGCAGAAGCTGTGGGAGGTCGCCGGCTGCCAGACGGACTTCGAGTCCCCCGAGGCCGGACCCGCGCTCCACGAGGGCACGGTCTACGTCTGGCAGGAGGGCCGCCTGCGGGCCCTGGACGCCCGCACCGGCAAGGAGCGCTGGGCGTTCCCCATCGGTGACGCGGCCTCCTGCGGCGGTGTGCCGGTCCGGGTGGCCCAGGCCCACGACGGGTTCGTGTACATCTCGGCCGGGACGCGGGTCATGGCCCTCGACGTGGCGAGCGGACGGGTGCGCTGGCACTTCGAGGCCCCAGCGGTCTTCCTGTGCCCGCCGACCTTCGTGCCGGGGGCCGCGGTGACGGGCGGCGGGGTGTACCTCGCCGACTACCTCGGCACGGTGTACGCCCTCGACGCGACCGACGGCCGCGACCGCTGGCGCATCGCCACGGAGGCCCGGTCCTCGATCGAGCCGGTGCTGGTGGCCGGCGGACATGTCCATGTGGGCAGCGGCAAGGGCCTGTACACGCTGGACGCCGTCACGGGCACGCCGAAGTGGCGGTTCCAGGCGGGCGGGGACATCGTGGGGGCGCCCGCGGTCGCCGAGGGCCGTATCCACTTCGGGTCCACGGACCATCTGCTCTACACCCTGAAGGCCGACGACGGACGCCTGCGCTGGAAGCTCGCGACCGGCGGGGAGATCACCGGCTCGCCGGTGGTCAAGGACGGAGTCGTGTACGCGTGCAGCAAGGACCGGTGCGTGTACGCGCTGGACGCGGAGAAGGGGACGGGGACGGCCCGGACCACCTAG
- a CDS encoding alpha/beta hydrolase yields MVEHRMVDVNGIRLHIAEEGEGPLVVLLHGFPESWHSWRHQFGPLAAAGFRVVAPDQRGYGASDHPEDVSAYSILHLVGDVVGLVHALGEERAFVVGHDWGAPVAWHTALLRPDVVRGVAGLSVPPPFRGERPPLQTMQERFGGHFYWNYFNLPGAADAEFGADPRSALRRLLVGASGDGEGGGRYEQALVTDLERGWLADMPEPEVLPGWLTEQDLDELTESYAKGFTGALNWYRNLDRNWELTAPWHGARVTPPALYMYGDRDLVPAFPGTPELIERLPELMPNLVRDPVLLPGCGHWTQQERPDEVNAALVDFLTGLRD; encoded by the coding sequence ATGGTTGAACACCGCATGGTCGACGTGAACGGCATACGGCTGCACATCGCGGAGGAGGGCGAGGGGCCGCTCGTCGTGCTGCTGCACGGCTTCCCGGAGTCCTGGCACTCCTGGCGCCACCAGTTCGGCCCGCTGGCCGCCGCCGGGTTCCGGGTGGTCGCGCCCGACCAGCGCGGATACGGCGCCAGTGACCATCCCGAGGACGTGTCGGCGTACAGCATCCTCCACCTGGTCGGCGATGTCGTCGGGCTCGTCCACGCGCTGGGCGAGGAGCGGGCGTTCGTCGTCGGGCACGACTGGGGAGCGCCGGTCGCGTGGCACACCGCGCTGCTGCGGCCCGACGTGGTGCGCGGGGTGGCGGGGCTGAGCGTGCCGCCGCCGTTCCGGGGTGAGCGGCCGCCTCTCCAGACCATGCAGGAGCGGTTCGGCGGCCACTTCTACTGGAACTACTTCAACCTGCCCGGGGCCGCCGACGCCGAGTTCGGCGCCGACCCCCGTTCCGCGCTGCGCAGGCTGCTGGTCGGCGCTTCGGGCGACGGCGAGGGCGGCGGACGCTACGAGCAGGCGCTGGTGACCGACCTGGAGCGCGGCTGGCTCGCGGACATGCCCGAGCCGGAGGTGCTCCCCGGCTGGCTCACCGAACAGGACCTCGACGAACTCACCGAGAGCTACGCCAAGGGCTTCACCGGCGCCCTCAACTGGTACCGCAACCTGGACCGCAACTGGGAGCTGACCGCGCCCTGGCACGGCGCGAGGGTCACCCCGCCCGCCCTGTACATGTACGGCGACCGGGACCTGGTCCCGGCGTTCCCTGGCACCCCGGAACTGATCGAGCGCCTGCCCGAGTTGATGCCCAACCTCGTCCGGGACCCGGTCCTGCTGCCGGGCTGCGGCCACTGGACCCAGCAGGAGCGGCCGGACGAGGTGAACGCGGCCCTCGTCGACTTCCTGACCGGGCTGCGGGACTGA
- a CDS encoding enoyl-CoA hydratase/isomerase family protein, producing the protein MGAGVSGLRVTADKDTGVAVVTLDRPHRLNAVDLEMRDELVAAWRELRFDDSVRAVVLTGAGERAFCTGLDRDAEVVQPGSPYMADDPLLQVGPKSNDLWKPVVAAVNGMACGGAFYLLGECDFLVADPAATFFDPHTTYGMVSAYESVLMAQLMPHGEAARTALMGTAERLSAERAHAIGLVTELTGPGGALAAATAAAGIIAGYPPEGVQGTVRALWAAKEAAVQRGFAQAPHLIALGNLPPDRQAELFRSRQTGFRLR; encoded by the coding sequence GTGGGTGCCGGCGTGAGCGGCCTGCGCGTCACCGCCGACAAGGACACCGGCGTCGCCGTCGTCACCCTCGACCGGCCGCACCGGCTGAACGCCGTCGATCTGGAGATGCGGGACGAACTCGTCGCCGCCTGGCGGGAGTTGCGCTTCGACGACTCCGTCCGGGCCGTGGTCCTGACCGGTGCCGGAGAACGGGCCTTCTGCACCGGCCTCGACCGGGACGCCGAGGTCGTGCAGCCCGGCTCCCCCTACATGGCGGACGACCCGCTGCTCCAGGTCGGACCCAAGTCCAACGATCTCTGGAAGCCGGTCGTCGCGGCGGTGAACGGGATGGCCTGCGGGGGCGCCTTCTACCTCCTCGGCGAGTGCGACTTCCTCGTCGCCGACCCCGCCGCCACCTTCTTCGACCCGCACACCACCTACGGCATGGTCAGCGCCTACGAGTCGGTGCTCATGGCGCAGCTCATGCCGCACGGGGAAGCCGCTCGCACGGCGCTGATGGGGACGGCGGAACGGCTCTCCGCCGAGCGCGCCCACGCCATCGGGCTCGTCACCGAACTCACCGGTCCCGGCGGGGCGTTGGCGGCCGCGACCGCCGCCGCCGGGATCATCGCCGGGTATCCGCCGGAAGGGGTGCAGGGCACGGTCCGGGCACTCTGGGCCGCCAAGGAGGCCGCCGTGCAGCGGGGCTTCGCACAGGCGCCGCATCTCATCGCGCTCGGGAACCTGCCGCCGGACCGGCAGGCCGAACTGTTCCGTTCCCGGCAGACCGGATTCAGGTTGCGTTAG
- a CDS encoding Zn-ribbon domain-containing OB-fold protein produces the protein MLEPVKDATGTPFWQYAARGELRVQACADCGELRFPPRPCCPHCQSFEDEWRPVSGRGRIWSYVVPHPPLLPDYAAQAPYNVIVVELEEAPRIRLVGNLVAAAGAALNSLDPGRIRIGARVHVVFSDGLPQWVPA, from the coding sequence ATGCTCGAACCGGTGAAGGACGCCACGGGCACCCCCTTCTGGCAGTACGCCGCCCGGGGCGAACTGCGCGTCCAGGCCTGCGCCGACTGCGGCGAACTCCGCTTCCCGCCCCGCCCCTGCTGCCCGCACTGCCAGTCCTTCGAGGACGAGTGGCGACCGGTCTCCGGGCGCGGCCGCATCTGGTCCTACGTCGTCCCCCACCCGCCCCTGCTGCCCGACTACGCGGCCCAGGCGCCGTACAACGTGATCGTGGTCGAACTGGAGGAGGCTCCCCGGATCCGCCTGGTCGGCAATCTGGTCGCCGCGGCCGGGGCCGCCCTCAACTCCCTTGATCCGGGACGGATCCGCATCGGCGCCCGGGTGCACGTGGTGTTCTCCGACGGGCTTCCGCAGTGGGTGCCGGCGTGA
- a CDS encoding lipid-transfer protein produces the protein MTLKDATAIVGIGRTPFAKHLAEDERTLACRAVLAALDDAGIAPGEVDALASYTMEETDEVELAKAVGLGDLTFFSKVGYGGGGSCATVAHLAAAIASGQATVGVAWRSRKRGSGPRPWTNTTVQLPTPAQWTRPFGLLRPADEIAMLTRRYMHEYGATRDHLFNVALACRNRANQNPAAIMYDRPLTREMYMTSRWISEPLCLFDNCLETDGALACVLVSRERARDCPSTPVYVHSAAQGLPAQHHGMVNYWNDDPLTGPAWTAARHLWKHADFTPQDVDVAQIYDAFTSLVPLSLEGYGFCGRGEGGAFTEGGALEIGGRLPINTGGGGLSEAYVHGFNLIDEGVRQLRGTSTAQVPDAATCLVTAGEGVPTSALLLTNRS, from the coding sequence GTGACTCTCAAGGACGCCACGGCGATCGTCGGCATCGGACGGACCCCCTTCGCCAAACACCTCGCCGAGGACGAGCGGACCCTGGCCTGCCGGGCCGTGCTCGCCGCCCTCGACGACGCAGGGATCGCCCCGGGCGAGGTCGACGCCCTGGCCTCGTACACCATGGAGGAGACGGACGAGGTCGAGCTGGCGAAGGCCGTCGGCCTCGGCGACCTCACCTTCTTCAGCAAGGTCGGCTACGGCGGCGGCGGTTCGTGTGCGACGGTCGCCCATCTCGCGGCGGCGATCGCGAGCGGCCAGGCCACGGTCGGCGTCGCCTGGCGCTCCCGCAAACGCGGCTCGGGCCCCCGCCCCTGGACGAACACCACCGTCCAACTGCCCACCCCCGCCCAGTGGACGAGACCCTTCGGCCTGCTCCGCCCCGCCGACGAGATAGCCATGCTCACCCGCCGCTACATGCACGAGTACGGCGCCACCCGCGACCACCTCTTCAACGTCGCCCTCGCCTGCCGCAACCGCGCCAACCAGAATCCCGCCGCGATCATGTACGACCGCCCCCTGACCCGCGAGATGTACATGACCTCCCGCTGGATCAGCGAGCCCCTGTGCCTCTTCGACAACTGCCTGGAGACCGACGGGGCGTTGGCCTGTGTGCTGGTCAGCCGGGAACGCGCCCGGGACTGCCCGAGCACCCCCGTCTACGTCCACTCCGCCGCCCAGGGCCTGCCCGCCCAGCACCACGGCATGGTCAACTACTGGAACGACGACCCGCTCACCGGACCCGCCTGGACCGCCGCCCGGCATCTGTGGAAGCACGCCGACTTCACCCCGCAGGACGTCGACGTGGCCCAGATCTACGACGCGTTCACCTCCCTCGTCCCGCTCTCCCTGGAGGGCTACGGCTTCTGCGGCCGCGGAGAGGGCGGCGCCTTCACGGAGGGCGGCGCCCTGGAGATCGGCGGACGGCTTCCGATCAACACCGGCGGCGGGGGGCTGTCGGAGGCCTACGTGCACGGCTTCAACCTCATCGACGAGGGCGTACGGCAGCTGCGCGGGACCAGCACCGCTCAGGTGCCGGACGCCGCGACCTGCCTCGTGACCGCCGGCGAGGGCGTTCCCACCTCCGCCCTGCTGCTGACCAACAGGAGCTGA